One stretch of Roseimicrobium sp. ORNL1 DNA includes these proteins:
- a CDS encoding DUF1592 domain-containing protein produces MLRAERVPEAEMLHGGRRSPHVPAPSLRDCLMPKFRSVSLLFVTASLSPVWCASLMAQAPAPAPAQAQPQAKGQVLSEHGKEHYEKQVLPVLQQFCYDCHGDGMDKGNFALDKHAEFKVMMGDKKFWDNVREHVDTHVMPPENKEQPTNEQRDVILKWIEDDVFWVDPKRPDPGHITLRRLNRVEYNNTIRDIFRVDSRPATAFPPDDTGYGYDNIGDVLSLSPLLMEKYMKAAKKVGEDSIWTKPATQVVRELGAAKFEDPNEISDRLEDQTRSIFSNGDIVTKVEMPTAGIFRASLRVSASQAGAEKAKIALVVDDKEVSLFEITADWNDASDSKKWQTFHFDLPLEKGQRKVAVRFLNDHFEEKEPDPKRKDRNVFFDSLDLRGPLRFLTGEQSKFLDWLCEGQRLQGKSLILRGTDFNANGPGVGGDSATLYLSGNGFAHRPVEILENGTYKLRLRVSADQAGPEKAKLKVNLGDVDFGVREITVKDTHESEEWVFESVLKKGTYDLRIEFLNDFYGGAGKDRNAVVQEVVLETAADKMMVANRETVRKWISALGLRIFRRPLEEADVTKLNTMADMVFADGGDAIDALKLVTEALLCSPKFLFRGGAEPMGAAENGSAPVDEFTLASRLSYFLWSSCPDEELLRLARSGELRKNLPAQVTRMVGDWKAYAMAENFAGQWLQLRNIDLVAPNRRLFPEFEGGIGGEMKRESLTYFDHIFRENRSVLEFLDSDYTFLNEKLARFYGIQGVKGKDFRKVSLEGTPRGGILTHGSVLTLTSHPNRTSPVKRGQFVLENILGTPPPPAPQNVPAFGEDRGRKVEGTLRQRFEGHRANPSCASCHAFLDPMGFALENYDAIGRWRDTDNRQPIDATGKLLTGQAFNGAKELRKVLVDARKNEFTKCLTENMLTYALGRGLDYPDKPFVKEIVKQVSGSGYKFQDVMMGVIQSPPFQRMRVGGDGGKKVAEGSAAAGATVRQ; encoded by the coding sequence ATGCTTCGTGCTGAGCGTGTTCCGGAGGCGGAGATGCTGCATGGTGGTCGCCGCTCCCCTCACGTGCCCGCCCCCAGCCTCCGCGATTGCCTCATGCCGAAGTTCCGTTCCGTCTCCCTGCTCTTTGTGACTGCCAGCCTGTCCCCGGTCTGGTGCGCGTCTCTCATGGCACAAGCACCGGCTCCGGCGCCAGCCCAAGCGCAGCCTCAAGCGAAGGGGCAGGTCCTGTCCGAGCACGGGAAGGAACACTATGAGAAGCAGGTGCTGCCGGTGCTGCAGCAGTTCTGCTACGACTGCCACGGCGATGGCATGGACAAGGGCAACTTCGCCCTGGACAAGCATGCCGAGTTCAAGGTGATGATGGGGGACAAGAAGTTCTGGGACAATGTGCGCGAGCATGTGGACACCCACGTGATGCCCCCGGAAAACAAGGAGCAGCCCACGAACGAGCAGCGGGATGTCATCCTCAAGTGGATCGAGGACGACGTCTTCTGGGTGGATCCCAAGCGCCCTGATCCCGGGCACATCACGCTGCGCCGTCTGAATCGCGTGGAGTACAACAACACCATCCGCGACATCTTCCGCGTGGACTCGCGTCCCGCGACCGCCTTCCCGCCCGATGACACCGGCTACGGCTATGACAACATCGGCGATGTGCTGAGCCTCTCGCCGCTGCTCATGGAGAAGTACATGAAGGCAGCGAAGAAGGTGGGGGAAGATTCCATCTGGACGAAGCCCGCCACGCAGGTAGTGCGCGAACTGGGCGCGGCGAAGTTCGAAGATCCGAATGAGATCAGCGATCGTCTGGAAGACCAGACCCGCAGCATCTTCAGCAATGGAGACATCGTGACGAAGGTGGAGATGCCCACGGCAGGGATCTTCCGTGCTTCCTTGAGAGTGTCGGCGTCCCAGGCGGGGGCTGAGAAGGCGAAGATTGCCCTGGTGGTGGATGACAAGGAAGTAAGCCTGTTCGAAATCACTGCCGACTGGAACGATGCCAGCGACAGCAAGAAGTGGCAGACCTTTCATTTCGATCTGCCTCTGGAAAAGGGACAGCGTAAGGTGGCGGTGCGGTTCCTGAATGACCACTTCGAGGAGAAGGAGCCGGATCCGAAGCGCAAGGATCGCAATGTCTTCTTCGACAGCCTTGATCTGCGTGGTCCCCTCCGCTTCCTCACTGGCGAGCAGTCCAAGTTTCTGGATTGGCTGTGTGAAGGGCAGCGTCTGCAGGGTAAAAGCTTGATCCTGCGTGGGACGGATTTCAATGCGAATGGTCCGGGCGTGGGTGGAGACAGCGCCACGCTGTACTTGAGCGGGAATGGATTCGCCCACCGTCCGGTGGAGATTCTCGAGAACGGCACGTACAAGCTACGACTGCGGGTGAGTGCCGATCAGGCCGGACCTGAGAAGGCCAAGCTCAAAGTGAACCTGGGTGACGTGGACTTCGGCGTGCGTGAGATCACCGTGAAAGACACCCACGAGTCCGAGGAGTGGGTGTTCGAATCTGTCTTGAAGAAGGGCACGTACGATCTCCGCATTGAGTTCCTGAATGACTTCTACGGTGGTGCCGGCAAGGATCGCAATGCCGTGGTGCAGGAGGTCGTGCTGGAAACAGCGGCGGACAAGATGATGGTGGCGAACCGTGAAACGGTTCGCAAGTGGATCAGTGCGCTCGGCCTTCGCATCTTCCGCCGTCCCTTGGAGGAGGCGGACGTCACCAAGCTCAACACGATGGCAGACATGGTCTTCGCCGATGGTGGAGACGCCATCGATGCGCTGAAGCTGGTGACCGAGGCACTGCTGTGCTCACCGAAGTTCCTCTTCCGTGGTGGCGCCGAACCCATGGGTGCGGCTGAGAATGGCAGCGCACCGGTGGATGAGTTCACGCTGGCTTCGCGGCTTTCCTATTTCCTCTGGTCGAGCTGCCCGGATGAAGAACTGCTGCGCCTCGCCCGGAGTGGTGAACTCAGGAAGAATCTGCCGGCGCAGGTTACCCGCATGGTTGGTGACTGGAAGGCCTATGCCATGGCGGAGAACTTCGCCGGCCAGTGGCTGCAACTTCGTAACATTGATCTCGTCGCGCCGAACCGCCGCCTCTTCCCCGAGTTCGAGGGAGGCATCGGTGGTGAGATGAAGCGTGAGTCGCTCACGTACTTCGACCACATCTTCCGCGAGAATCGCAGCGTGCTGGAGTTCCTCGACAGCGACTACACGTTCCTGAATGAGAAGCTCGCGCGTTTCTACGGCATCCAGGGTGTGAAGGGGAAGGACTTCCGCAAGGTCTCGCTCGAAGGGACTCCGCGTGGCGGCATCCTCACGCACGGCAGTGTGCTCACGCTGACCTCGCACCCGAATCGCACATCCCCGGTGAAGCGTGGGCAGTTCGTGCTGGAGAACATCCTCGGGACGCCTCCGCCGCCCGCGCCGCAGAATGTGCCGGCGTTCGGCGAAGATCGGGGACGCAAAGTAGAAGGCACGCTGCGCCAGCGCTTCGAAGGCCACCGCGCCAATCCGAGCTGCGCGAGCTGCCATGCCTTCCTGGATCCCATGGGCTTCGCGCTTGAGAACTACGATGCCATCGGCCGCTGGCGCGACACGGACAACCGCCAGCCGATTGATGCCACCGGCAAGCTCCTCACCGGTCAGGCCTTCAATGGCGCCAAGGAATTGCGCAAGGTGCTGGTGGACGCTCGCAAGAATGAGTTCACCAAGTGCCTCACGGAAAACATGCTCACCTATGCCCTCGGCCGTGGTCTGGATTATCCGGATAAGCCGTTCGTGAAGGAGATCGTGAAGCAAGTGTCCGGCAGCGGCTACAAGTTCCAGGACGTCATGATGGGTGTCATCCAAAGCCCACCCTTCCAGCGCATGCGTGTTGGCGGGGATGGTGGGAAGAAGGTGGCGGAGGGGAGCGCGGCCGCAGGTGCGACGGTGCGACAGTAA
- a CDS encoding ATP-binding cassette domain-containing protein, whose product MPPPPVEPSLPTQRPRPVRPVRGSALGGRMPWWRRTLRKLQGLPVDSTSHTMLPVLMEVFAGFSKIDGSIMEEEIDSSLGFMRYDYPEAIYSELRRIYFEALQKPQDLSARARELSRTLSIEQKILLGVQLYLLISRSDNSRQQLVEFYLFMTNLGIAAQAIDIVYQLNADDKPSEETDFSGKAGQPLEMLRIASEEPCDVLLRSLSSNCSVAAFRYQNLMLLKNTGTVPVLVRSRTLKPGDFSRLYQGERVVLEDISLDYADLTGYFNAKKNLTGTQLYLTLTEEGSAEISQTRNRNTNLRISFGLGVTIEALRDTDAKINGRRLKEGTKIDASIEDKIIAKGEVEISLQELRRRAREFGEQFRLEGSRNTYLVSNNPDLLEEGDILLSQDGEGEILLKIVCDYEEKTGSLEILRSDRPIYVGNTVIKERARLNDGDTLTLGEGQYLRCHFADRIIEEERNVIRHVELREVGHRYGGQGSALDGISLSVRRGEMICVMGPSGCGKSTLLRVLGGQLKPKVGDIMMNGFPLYGSLPNLTPYIAYIPQEDAFDALLKVQENLDYSVAVRCPHLPAEERRKRVDAKLVELGLNELRHRLAGTPEQKHLSGGERKRLNAGLDMIGIADVYLFDEPTSGLSSKDSEHVLELIRSLARNKIVMCSIHQPSMKLLQMFDKALLLDKGGKMAFFGTPQGMLEYFWGAYCEETGQAGNGSRMGGDLALPDIVTPDLVFDVLETPLRDISGDIIHEQTSDGHLVPARRFPPNFWRDRFQTHVLLRSVSQQETRRDHDHSRHDSLSGHRKIPKPPRLTLREEGLLLATMIKRAFLSKLRNRANLLTTLLEAPMLAVLISMVLRYSEDDSYTFASAFHIPSYLFLTLVVAMFLGLTNSADEVIRDRHMLNRERNHNLRIGYYVTGKILSLSAFALIQCVIYLIIGNAILELREMFLVHLFWMFLTSLSGAVLGLLVSTLVHDIRTALNIIPLMLIPQIILGGALIKYEEMNRNLDFVYSIRHWVEKKEGAEAEPASKLKVPFICHFMPLRWSYESAIISQAKLNPLSVAQAQLEDRIQEFANLPRHIPLTEKQRKDMDLAKQALAVVSGLSGEDANVVGERLALIRKGLQSGRLDPSLLEARSKKGVSADEIYVNQKVLDLVNKAEMEREDYRRKESPNVFFGTVKTYHPFGKPDDSAAPQTELTRDTPALKKPWYEEFKISTLWMNFFVIMFGLAVVVTFLMFALKRQLSKV is encoded by the coding sequence ATGCCCCCTCCCCCCGTCGAGCCCTCGCTCCCCACCCAGCGCCCCCGTCCGGTGAGGCCTGTTCGCGGGTCAGCACTGGGCGGGCGCATGCCGTGGTGGCGGCGCACCCTGCGAAAGCTTCAGGGCCTGCCGGTGGACTCCACCTCCCACACCATGCTGCCGGTGCTCATGGAGGTCTTCGCCGGCTTCTCCAAGATCGACGGCTCGATCATGGAGGAGGAAATCGACTCCAGCCTGGGGTTCATGCGGTATGACTATCCGGAGGCCATCTACTCCGAACTGCGGCGCATCTACTTCGAGGCGCTGCAGAAGCCGCAGGACCTGAGTGCCCGTGCCCGCGAACTGAGCCGCACACTGTCCATCGAGCAGAAGATCCTGCTCGGAGTGCAGCTCTACCTGCTCATCTCCCGCTCGGACAATTCCCGCCAGCAGCTCGTCGAGTTCTACCTTTTCATGACAAACCTGGGCATCGCCGCCCAGGCCATCGACATCGTCTACCAGCTCAACGCAGACGACAAACCTTCCGAGGAGACCGATTTCTCCGGCAAGGCCGGACAGCCGCTGGAAATGCTCCGCATCGCCTCCGAGGAGCCCTGCGATGTGCTGCTGCGCTCCTTGAGCAGCAACTGCTCCGTGGCGGCCTTCCGCTACCAGAACCTCATGCTGCTGAAGAATACCGGCACGGTACCCGTGCTGGTACGCAGCCGCACCCTGAAGCCGGGAGATTTCTCCCGCCTCTACCAGGGCGAGCGCGTGGTGCTGGAGGACATCTCGCTCGATTACGCGGACCTCACCGGCTACTTCAACGCCAAGAAAAACCTCACCGGCACGCAGCTCTACCTGACGCTGACGGAAGAAGGCAGCGCGGAAATCTCCCAGACGCGCAATCGCAATACGAACCTGCGCATCAGCTTCGGCCTCGGTGTGACCATCGAGGCCCTGCGCGACACGGATGCGAAGATCAACGGCCGCCGCCTCAAGGAAGGCACGAAGATCGATGCCTCCATCGAGGACAAGATCATTGCGAAGGGCGAGGTGGAAATCTCGCTTCAGGAACTCCGCCGCCGCGCGCGTGAGTTCGGCGAGCAGTTCCGCCTGGAAGGCAGCCGCAACACCTACCTCGTCTCCAACAATCCCGACCTGCTGGAGGAAGGCGACATCCTCCTCTCCCAGGATGGCGAGGGCGAAATCCTGCTGAAGATCGTCTGCGACTACGAGGAGAAGACCGGCTCCCTGGAGATCCTCCGCTCAGACCGGCCCATCTATGTGGGCAACACGGTCATCAAGGAGCGTGCACGACTCAATGATGGCGACACGCTAACGCTGGGTGAAGGCCAGTACCTGCGCTGCCACTTCGCGGATCGCATCATCGAGGAGGAGCGCAACGTCATCCGCCATGTCGAGCTCCGTGAAGTGGGTCACCGCTACGGTGGGCAGGGCTCCGCGCTGGATGGCATCAGCCTCTCGGTGCGCCGTGGGGAAATGATCTGTGTCATGGGCCCCAGCGGCTGCGGCAAAAGTACGCTGCTGCGCGTGCTCGGCGGCCAGCTCAAGCCCAAGGTGGGTGACATCATGATGAATGGCTTCCCGCTGTACGGCAGCCTTCCGAATCTCACTCCCTACATCGCCTACATCCCGCAGGAGGATGCTTTCGACGCACTGCTGAAGGTGCAGGAGAACCTGGACTACTCTGTAGCCGTGCGCTGCCCGCACCTTCCGGCGGAAGAGCGCCGCAAGCGCGTGGACGCCAAGCTCGTCGAACTCGGCCTCAACGAACTGCGCCACCGCCTCGCCGGCACCCCCGAGCAGAAGCACCTGAGCGGCGGCGAACGCAAGCGACTGAACGCGGGCCTCGACATGATCGGCATCGCCGACGTGTACCTATTCGATGAGCCCACCTCGGGCCTTTCCTCGAAGGACTCCGAGCATGTGCTGGAGCTCATCCGCTCACTCGCTCGCAACAAGATCGTGATGTGCTCGATCCACCAGCCGAGCATGAAGCTGCTGCAAATGTTCGACAAGGCGCTGCTGCTGGACAAGGGCGGCAAGATGGCCTTCTTCGGCACACCCCAGGGCATGCTGGAGTATTTCTGGGGCGCCTATTGTGAAGAAACCGGCCAGGCCGGAAACGGCAGCCGCATGGGTGGCGACCTCGCGTTGCCGGACATCGTCACTCCGGACCTGGTATTCGACGTGCTCGAAACGCCGCTGCGAGACATCAGTGGTGACATCATCCACGAGCAGACGTCTGACGGCCACCTCGTGCCGGCCAGGCGTTTCCCGCCAAACTTCTGGCGTGACCGCTTCCAGACACACGTGCTGCTTCGCAGTGTATCCCAGCAGGAGACCCGGCGTGATCACGACCACAGCCGGCATGACTCGCTCTCCGGCCATCGCAAGATACCCAAGCCCCCGCGCCTGACGCTGCGGGAGGAGGGCCTGCTGCTGGCCACGATGATCAAGCGCGCCTTCCTGAGCAAGCTGCGTAACCGCGCCAACCTGCTCACCACCCTGCTGGAGGCGCCCATGCTCGCCGTGCTCATCTCCATGGTGCTGCGGTATTCGGAGGATGACTCGTACACCTTCGCCAGCGCCTTCCACATTCCCAGCTACCTCTTCCTCACGCTGGTGGTGGCCATGTTCCTGGGACTCACGAACAGCGCGGATGAAGTCATCCGCGACCGGCACATGCTGAATCGAGAGCGCAATCACAACCTGCGCATCGGCTACTACGTCACGGGGAAGATCCTGTCCCTCTCCGCCTTCGCCCTCATCCAGTGCGTGATCTACCTGATCATTGGAAATGCGATCCTGGAGCTGAGGGAGATGTTCCTCGTTCACCTGTTCTGGATGTTCCTGACGTCGCTCTCCGGCGCAGTTCTGGGACTCCTGGTGTCCACGCTGGTGCATGACATCCGCACCGCACTGAACATCATTCCCCTGATGCTCATTCCGCAGATCATCCTCGGTGGTGCGTTGATCAAATACGAGGAGATGAATCGCAACCTCGACTTCGTGTACTCCATCCGCCACTGGGTGGAAAAGAAGGAGGGCGCGGAGGCTGAGCCTGCCAGCAAGCTCAAGGTGCCCTTCATCTGCCACTTCATGCCGCTGCGCTGGAGCTATGAGAGCGCCATCATCTCCCAGGCCAAACTGAATCCCCTCTCCGTCGCGCAGGCGCAACTGGAGGATCGCATCCAGGAGTTCGCGAACCTGCCGCGGCACATCCCGCTTACCGAAAAACAGCGCAAGGACATGGACCTCGCCAAGCAGGCGCTCGCCGTGGTGTCCGGACTGAGCGGAGAAGACGCCAACGTGGTGGGCGAGCGCCTCGCGCTCATTCGCAAAGGTCTGCAATCCGGCCGTCTCGATCCGTCTCTGCTCGAAGCCCGCTCCAAAAAGGGCGTGAGCGCGGATGAGATCTACGTGAACCAGAAGGTGCTCGACCTCGTGAACAAGGCCGAGATGGAGCGCGAAGACTACCGCCGCAAGGAGAGCCCAAATGTCTTCTTCGGCACCGTGAAGACCTACCACCCGTTTGGCAAACCGGACGACTCGGCAGCCCCACAAACCGAGCTCACCCGCGACACTCCCGCACTCAAGAAACCCTGGTACGAGGAGTTTAAAATCAGCACGCTCTGGATGAACTTCTTCGTGATCATGTTCGGCCTCGCCGTGGTGGTCACCTTCCTGATGTTCGCGCTGAAGCGGCAGTTGTCGAAGGTGTAG
- the ftsH gene encoding ATP-dependent zinc metalloprotease FtsH, which translates to MFEDEPNQQRNNNRKTPEPQFNWKGLILLVASGLIIAWAFILNSDKGGMMQGGPKKNFPEFQQLALDGKIISTKDKPLYLVNDPSTGEEYLEGYYLKDPVAPEKAPTEAQFKTPVNVEFQKDQLAKLVAEVNAQNAEKRKADKEAGKPESTATDLVITPRHDTSHMGTFLFTLLPLLVLVGLFLLIRQQMKMAGRGALSFGKSRAKLLNQDRNRITFKDVAGCDEAKEEVWELVEFLKDPKKFQRLGGKIPKGVLMVGSPGTGKTLLAKAIAGEADVPFFSISGSDFVEMFVGVGASRVRDMFEQGKKNAPCLIFIDEIDAVGRHRGHGLGGGHDEREQTLNAMLVEMDGFDTQEGVIIIAATNRPDVLDPALLRPGRFDRQVMVSLPDVKGREEILRVHAKKVKLSEDADLSKISRGTPGFSGAELANVINEAALLAARRNLKAIGTPELEEARDKVRWGRERRSLALTDKEKENTAYHEAGHAILIELLEHTDPLHKVTIIPRGPSLGSTMWLPEQDKFNHRKNELLDNLVVAMGGRVAEEIQFGNVTNGAMGDIRSATGIARSMVCAWGMSEKLGMVEYGEQEGQVFLARDLARNRNYSEATAQIIDEEVKRLIDEAYDKATKIIVTHKDKLDAIALALLEYETLDGSHIKEIMEHGRILHPPQSPKPPTPPPVPKATPERTPAKSEDESEGGLPGGVVGVPA; encoded by the coding sequence ATGTTCGAAGACGAACCTAACCAGCAGCGCAATAACAACCGCAAGACGCCCGAGCCCCAGTTCAACTGGAAGGGTCTGATTCTGCTGGTTGCCTCAGGCCTTATCATCGCCTGGGCCTTCATCCTGAATTCCGATAAGGGAGGCATGATGCAGGGCGGCCCCAAGAAGAACTTCCCGGAGTTTCAGCAGCTCGCTCTTGATGGAAAAATCATCAGCACCAAGGACAAGCCGCTTTACCTGGTAAATGATCCGAGCACCGGAGAAGAGTACCTGGAAGGGTACTACCTCAAGGATCCCGTGGCTCCTGAGAAGGCCCCCACCGAGGCCCAGTTCAAGACCCCGGTGAATGTGGAGTTTCAGAAGGATCAGCTCGCGAAGCTCGTCGCCGAGGTGAACGCGCAAAACGCGGAGAAGCGCAAGGCTGACAAGGAAGCGGGCAAGCCCGAATCGACCGCGACAGATCTGGTGATCACGCCGAGGCATGATACCAGCCACATGGGCACCTTCCTGTTCACCCTGCTGCCGCTTCTGGTGCTGGTGGGCCTGTTCCTGTTGATTCGTCAGCAGATGAAGATGGCGGGCCGCGGAGCGCTCAGCTTCGGCAAGAGCCGCGCCAAACTGCTCAACCAGGACCGCAACCGCATCACCTTCAAGGACGTCGCCGGCTGCGATGAGGCGAAGGAAGAAGTGTGGGAGCTTGTGGAGTTCCTAAAGGATCCGAAGAAGTTCCAGCGCCTGGGTGGCAAGATCCCCAAGGGCGTGCTCATGGTGGGCTCACCCGGCACCGGCAAGACCCTCCTCGCCAAGGCCATCGCCGGCGAGGCGGACGTGCCTTTCTTCAGCATCAGCGGTTCCGACTTCGTGGAAATGTTCGTGGGCGTGGGCGCGAGCCGCGTGCGTGACATGTTCGAGCAGGGCAAGAAGAATGCCCCGTGCTTGATCTTCATCGACGAAATCGACGCCGTGGGCCGCCATCGTGGCCATGGTCTCGGCGGTGGTCACGACGAACGCGAGCAGACGCTGAATGCCATGCTCGTGGAGATGGACGGCTTCGACACTCAGGAAGGCGTCATCATCATCGCGGCGACGAACCGTCCCGATGTGCTTGACCCCGCGCTGCTGCGTCCCGGCCGCTTTGACCGCCAGGTCATGGTGAGCCTGCCAGACGTGAAGGGCCGCGAGGAAATCCTGCGCGTGCATGCGAAGAAGGTGAAGCTCAGTGAAGACGCGGATCTCAGCAAGATTTCCCGCGGTACCCCCGGATTCTCCGGCGCTGAACTCGCGAACGTGATCAACGAAGCCGCCCTGCTGGCCGCCCGCCGCAACCTGAAGGCCATCGGCACGCCCGAGCTGGAGGAAGCCCGTGACAAGGTGCGCTGGGGCCGTGAGCGCCGCAGCCTGGCCCTGACGGACAAGGAGAAGGAGAACACGGCCTACCATGAGGCGGGCCATGCCATCCTCATCGAGCTGCTGGAGCACACCGATCCGCTGCACAAGGTCACTATCATTCCGCGTGGTCCCTCGCTCGGCTCCACCATGTGGCTGCCGGAGCAAGACAAGTTCAACCACCGCAAGAACGAGCTGCTCGACAATCTCGTGGTGGCCATGGGTGGCCGCGTGGCTGAGGAAATTCAGTTCGGCAACGTGACGAATGGCGCCATGGGTGACATCCGCTCGGCTACAGGCATCGCCCGCAGCATGGTGTGCGCTTGGGGCATGAGTGAGAAGCTCGGCATGGTCGAGTACGGCGAGCAGGAGGGGCAGGTCTTCCTGGCCCGCGATCTCGCCCGCAACCGCAACTACAGCGAAGCCACAGCGCAGATCATCGACGAGGAGGTGAAACGCCTTATCGACGAAGCCTACGACAAGGCCACGAAAATCATCGTGACCCACAAGGACAAGCTGGATGCCATCGCCCTGGCGCTGCTCGAGTACGAGACCCTTGATGGTTCCCACATCAAGGAGATCATGGAGCACGGGCGCATCCTGCATCCGCCGCAATCTCCCAAGCCGCCCACGCCTCCGCCTGTGCCGAAGGCTACCCCGGAACGCACCCCCGCCAAGTCTGAAGACGAGTCGGAAGGTGGCCTCCCCGGTGGTGTGGTGGGTGTGCCGGCGTAA
- the tnpA gene encoding IS200/IS605 family transposase: MATTFHNLNVHVIWSTKERVPWITQDIEQRVWEYMAGIARQKRMTPICVGGCDDHVHALLRLPANLDTSKAVQLIKGSSSKWIHETFPKLRAFRWQDGFGAFSVAQSGIPAVFKYIKNQRAHHRKKTFKEEFVEFLVKNEIDFDEGHLWD; this comes from the coding sequence ATGGCCACCACGTTCCACAATCTCAATGTCCACGTCATCTGGAGCACCAAAGAGCGGGTTCCCTGGATCACACAGGATATCGAGCAGCGAGTTTGGGAATACATGGCCGGAATTGCGCGTCAGAAACGCATGACTCCGATTTGCGTCGGCGGCTGTGACGACCATGTTCACGCGCTGCTTCGGTTGCCTGCCAATCTGGACACAAGCAAAGCCGTCCAGCTTATCAAAGGATCGTCCTCAAAATGGATTCACGAGACGTTTCCCAAGTTGCGGGCATTCCGATGGCAGGATGGATTTGGCGCGTTTTCGGTCGCGCAGTCCGGGATTCCTGCGGTGTTCAAGTACATCAAGAATCAGCGGGCGCACCATCGCAAGAAGACGTTCAAGGAGGAGTTTGTGGAGTTCCTCGTGAAGAATGAAATCGATTTTGATGAGGGTCATCTTTGGGATTGA